In a single window of the Dinghuibacter silviterrae genome:
- a CDS encoding RNA polymerase sigma factor produces the protein MYDVHQLVDHLFRREAGKMVSILTRIFGLHNVELVEDIVQDTHHQALCDWTCGPLPDNPGGWLMTVAKRKAINAIKRERTVRSFAGDMDALLKSEWTAAYTMDNVFLETEVRDSQLRMIFTCCHPALSPEAQVALTLKTLCGFGVAEIASALLTSEANVNKRLYRAREKFRSGGIDFTVPSGQALFERLDAVLLVIYLLFNEGYHSSGSNLAIRKDLCLEAMRLGMLLMDKPSLKGYPQTPALMALMCFHTARFEARDEGLVLLEEQDRSRWDQDLIVEGLRFLSESAGGSHVTEYHLEAAIAAEHCLAPRFCDTNWRKIYDYYIALLRIKPSPVIRLNLAVISSMTEGLQAAIAQLHALEADGSLSAYPLLYASLGEFYFQCGDNETALAYFERSITFTRVPATIEVLERKASACRR, from the coding sequence ATGTACGACGTTCACCAGTTGGTAGACCATCTTTTCCGTAGGGAAGCGGGAAAGATGGTCTCTATCCTGACCCGCATATTCGGTCTGCACAATGTGGAGCTGGTCGAGGACATCGTCCAGGACACCCATCACCAGGCCCTGTGCGACTGGACCTGCGGCCCGCTACCGGACAACCCCGGCGGCTGGCTGATGACGGTGGCCAAACGCAAAGCCATCAACGCGATCAAACGGGAACGGACGGTCCGCTCGTTCGCGGGTGACATGGACGCCCTGCTGAAATCGGAATGGACGGCCGCGTATACAATGGACAATGTTTTCCTGGAGACAGAGGTCCGGGACAGTCAGTTGCGGATGATCTTTACGTGCTGCCACCCCGCCCTGTCCCCCGAAGCACAGGTCGCGCTGACCCTCAAAACCCTTTGCGGTTTTGGCGTTGCGGAGATCGCCTCCGCCCTGCTCACATCGGAGGCCAACGTCAACAAACGGCTTTACCGCGCCAGGGAAAAATTCCGGAGCGGCGGGATCGACTTTACCGTCCCCTCCGGTCAGGCCTTGTTCGAGCGGCTGGATGCGGTCCTGCTGGTCATCTACCTGTTGTTCAATGAAGGCTATCATTCGTCGGGAAGCAACCTCGCCATCCGCAAAGACCTTTGTCTCGAAGCCATGCGGCTGGGCATGCTCCTGATGGACAAGCCCAGCCTGAAAGGGTATCCTCAAACCCCGGCCCTCATGGCGCTGATGTGTTTTCATACCGCGCGCTTCGAGGCCCGCGACGAGGGGTTGGTCCTCCTGGAAGAGCAGGACCGTTCGCGCTGGGACCAGGATTTGATCGTGGAAGGGCTCCGGTTTCTTTCCGAATCGGCCGGCGGTTCCCACGTCACCGAATACCACCTGGAAGCAGCCATCGCGGCCGAACATTGTCTGGCGCCGCGTTTTTGCGACACCAACTGGAGGAAGATATACGATTATTATATCGCTTTGTTGCGCATCAAACCCTCGCCGGTGATCCGGCTGAATTTGGCGGTTATTTCCTCTATGACCGAGGGACTCCAAGCCGCCATTGCCCAGCTGCACGCGCTTGAAGCGGACGGGTCGCTGTCCGCTTACCCGTTATTGTACGCCTCACTGGGGGAGTTTTACTTCCAGTGTGGGGATAACGAAACGGCGCTCGCGTATTTCGAGCGCTCAATAACGTTTACCCGGGTGCCGGCGACGATCGAGGTGCTGGAGCGGAAAGCATCAGCCTGCCGGCGCTAA
- a CDS encoding YciI family protein yields MNQFLIIVRGSDHSTVSPEAMQKRMAAFGGWVEKVLNGRYVSGAPLEDFDARLLKNKKEVLTDGPFMDSKEMISGYMVINAENIDEAVALTKECPLVEEFQLEVRRLKPMM; encoded by the coding sequence ATGAACCAATTTCTGATCATCGTCCGGGGCAGCGATCACTCCACCGTCAGCCCGGAAGCCATGCAAAAACGGATGGCCGCCTTTGGGGGCTGGGTTGAAAAAGTGCTGAACGGACGGTATGTGTCCGGGGCACCGCTGGAAGATTTTGACGCCCGCCTGCTCAAAAACAAGAAAGAGGTGCTCACCGACGGCCCCTTTATGGACTCCAAGGAGATGATCTCCGGTTATATGGTCATCAACGCGGAGAACATCGACGAAGCGGTAGCGCTCACCAAGGAATGCCCCCTTGTCGAAGAATTCCAACTGGAAGTCCGCCGGCTGAAACCCATGATGTAA
- a CDS encoding DUF5703 domain-containing protein: MHKYWIVCLLLAAQVATAETRVACIGASITYGYGLQNRERESYPRQLEEMLGPGYKVMNYGVSSATTLRKGDLPYASTAGYREALAWNPDIVIIDLGGNDAKLINRVHLDEFKADAEAMIRSFQAHARVILLDPLPSFETDSTGIWDPVIRGQVIPLLEQAAFDTHCELLDLHSLMIDHGDWMLDRVHPNVEGATLMARRVYEDIASPRDDAFDPFANLGVPYTVSSFHGYDCADFTLNGRSCKVVRPKRAAPGYPHAVPGHPWIWRARFWGHEPQTDIALLERGYTLVYEDVAELFGNDEALARWADFYALLQRDGLSRKAVLEGMSRGGVYVFNWAARHPETVASVYVDNPVLDLRSWPGGLGRSKAAHAERTALLADYHLDSAGLRDFHGSPIDKVPQIVRGRYPILILCADADSLVPPAENTLPFEKKVRALGGQITVLHKPGFGHHPHSFPNPTRIVDFIQSAASDPYTLDWTVPGPTSAASMPLGNGDIGLNVWVEPGGDLCFYIAKTDAWGAQTEAGWDSWMKTGGVLMKLGEVRVSVRPRGGTDTAQLSDGFHQILRLRDGAILIHEGSADLRVWVDANRPVIHVDAQNAQLKATLVDWRLSHGDTLLNGPEQIWYHRNPDDADPHLAGRTFGAMIKTTGNGLSIYPYTQAQGSPAQWLAGLHRLVKRVDAVPEEQAWAAHLAWWKAFWNRSWIRVRGGLDGEAVTQGYVLQRFVTACAGRGTYPIKFNGSIFTVEDPAGKGNPDFRAWGGQYWFQNTRPMYWPLLESGDFDMMRPLFGMYRHMLAANAAQVTQYYHHGGAYFQETAPFWGGLSYAGPDAEALWTRHYFTPILELSMMMLDYYAYTGDKAFARDTLIPIARAGLEFFSKHFGRDSAGKLLLDPDNSIEMFWKAHDPAPDLAGLHAVLQKMLDLPAGLATDADRTAWQRLYAQLPELPVGVKDGQPVLLPYTGPQTVKGHNLENPELYAVYPFRLFGLNRPNLDLALHTFAARRFTEPGCWVQDPIQAAMLGLADVARYYVAYNLTRKDPFLAFPAFWATGHDYKPDEDNGGNGENGLQQMVLQSDGQKILLLPAWPADWDADFKLHAPGNTTVEGTIEAGHLTNLVVTPASRRADVVVKNTYF; the protein is encoded by the coding sequence ATGCATAAGTATTGGATTGTTTGCCTTCTGCTGGCGGCCCAGGTAGCCACCGCAGAAACCCGGGTCGCCTGTATCGGCGCGAGCATCACCTACGGTTATGGTCTCCAAAACCGGGAAAGGGAATCGTATCCCAGACAACTGGAGGAAATGCTGGGGCCCGGTTATAAGGTAATGAACTATGGCGTGAGCAGTGCCACGACGCTGCGCAAGGGGGATCTTCCCTACGCCTCGACTGCCGGATACCGCGAAGCCCTTGCCTGGAACCCCGACATCGTCATCATCGACCTGGGGGGTAACGACGCCAAGCTTATCAACCGTGTCCACCTTGACGAATTCAAAGCCGACGCGGAAGCCATGATCCGGTCGTTCCAGGCGCATGCCCGGGTGATCCTGCTGGACCCTTTGCCCAGTTTTGAAACCGACTCGACAGGGATCTGGGACCCGGTGATCCGCGGACAGGTGATCCCGCTCCTGGAGCAGGCAGCTTTTGACACGCACTGCGAATTACTCGACCTGCATTCCCTGATGATCGATCACGGGGACTGGATGCTGGACCGTGTTCACCCCAACGTAGAAGGGGCAACGCTGATGGCCCGCCGCGTATATGAGGATATCGCCTCTCCAAGGGATGACGCGTTTGACCCCTTCGCGAACCTCGGGGTACCCTATACCGTCAGTTCGTTTCACGGATACGATTGTGCTGATTTCACCCTGAACGGCCGGAGCTGCAAGGTCGTACGGCCCAAACGCGCGGCCCCCGGGTATCCGCACGCGGTCCCCGGACATCCGTGGATATGGCGCGCGCGTTTTTGGGGCCACGAACCCCAAACCGATATTGCATTACTGGAACGGGGATATACCCTCGTCTACGAAGACGTTGCCGAGTTGTTCGGCAACGACGAAGCGCTCGCGCGCTGGGCGGATTTTTACGCCTTATTGCAACGCGACGGCCTCAGCCGGAAAGCCGTCCTGGAAGGAATGAGCCGGGGCGGCGTCTATGTGTTCAACTGGGCCGCCCGTCACCCCGAAACCGTGGCCTCTGTCTATGTGGACAACCCGGTGCTCGACCTGCGCAGTTGGCCCGGCGGTCTTGGCCGGTCAAAGGCGGCGCACGCGGAACGGACCGCTTTGCTCGCAGACTATCACCTGGACAGCGCCGGGCTCCGCGATTTCCATGGCAGCCCGATCGACAAGGTCCCCCAAATCGTCCGGGGGCGATACCCCATCCTCATCCTTTGCGCCGACGCGGACAGCCTCGTCCCGCCGGCCGAAAATACCCTGCCCTTTGAGAAAAAGGTACGAGCACTGGGCGGTCAGATCACCGTCCTCCACAAACCGGGCTTTGGGCACCACCCCCACAGCTTCCCCAACCCGACCCGCATCGTTGATTTTATCCAGTCCGCTGCGTCCGATCCCTATACCCTCGACTGGACCGTACCCGGCCCCACCTCCGCGGCATCCATGCCCTTGGGCAACGGGGACATCGGGTTGAACGTATGGGTCGAGCCCGGCGGGGATCTTTGTTTTTACATCGCCAAGACCGATGCCTGGGGGGCGCAGACAGAGGCCGGCTGGGATAGTTGGATGAAGACGGGTGGAGTCCTTATGAAGTTGGGGGAAGTGCGGGTGTCGGTGCGCCCCCGCGGCGGCACAGACACCGCGCAGCTCAGCGACGGCTTCCACCAGATCCTCCGCCTCCGCGACGGCGCCATCCTCATCCACGAAGGCTCCGCCGACCTCCGCGTGTGGGTCGACGCCAACCGTCCGGTCATCCACGTGGATGCGCAGAACGCACAGCTCAAAGCCACCCTCGTCGACTGGCGCCTCAGCCACGGCGACACCCTCCTGAACGGCCCCGAACAAATATGGTACCACCGCAACCCCGATGACGCAGACCCACACCTGGCCGGCCGCACCTTCGGTGCCATGATAAAAACCACGGGCAACGGTCTGTCCATTTATCCCTATACGCAAGCGCAAGGCAGCCCGGCCCAATGGCTGGCGGGCCTCCACCGCCTGGTCAAAAGGGTGGACGCTGTTCCGGAAGAACAGGCATGGGCCGCCCACCTCGCCTGGTGGAAGGCCTTCTGGAACCGGTCCTGGATCCGCGTACGGGGCGGTCTGGATGGGGAAGCCGTGACCCAGGGGTATGTCCTGCAACGTTTTGTCACCGCCTGCGCGGGCAGGGGAACGTATCCCATCAAGTTTAACGGATCGATCTTCACGGTGGAGGACCCCGCCGGAAAAGGGAACCCCGACTTCCGGGCCTGGGGCGGTCAATACTGGTTCCAGAACACACGCCCGATGTACTGGCCGCTGCTGGAATCGGGCGACTTCGATATGATGCGGCCCCTGTTCGGTATGTATCGCCACATGCTCGCCGCTAACGCCGCGCAGGTGACCCAATACTATCACCACGGTGGTGCGTATTTCCAGGAAACCGCGCCCTTCTGGGGTGGTCTGTCCTACGCCGGACCCGATGCCGAAGCGCTCTGGACCCGGCACTATTTCACCCCCATCCTGGAGCTCAGCATGATGATGCTGGACTATTATGCGTACACGGGGGATAAGGCCTTTGCCCGGGATACGCTGATTCCCATCGCGCGGGCCGGTCTCGAATTCTTTAGCAAACACTTCGGACGGGACTCGGCGGGCAAGCTCCTGCTCGACCCGGACAATTCCATTGAAATGTTCTGGAAGGCACACGATCCCGCCCCGGACCTCGCCGGTCTCCACGCGGTCCTCCAAAAAATGCTCGACCTGCCCGCGGGGCTCGCCACCGATGCCGACCGGACCGCGTGGCAACGGCTCTACGCACAGCTCCCGGAACTCCCCGTCGGTGTAAAAGACGGTCAGCCCGTGCTGCTGCCCTATACCGGTCCGCAAACGGTAAAGGGACACAACCTGGAGAACCCGGAACTGTACGCGGTCTATCCCTTCCGTTTGTTCGGCCTGAACCGTCCGAACCTCGACCTGGCCCTGCATACCTTTGCCGCGCGGCGGTTTACGGAACCCGGTTGCTGGGTGCAAGACCCCATACAAGCCGCCATGCTGGGGCTTGCGGATGTTGCCCGGTATTATGTTGCCTACAACCTCACCCGCAAAGATCCGTTTTTGGCCTTCCCCGCCTTTTGGGCCACGGGTCATGACTACAAGCCTGACGAAGACAATGGGGGCAATGGGGAAAACGGGCTGCAGCAAATGGTGTTGCAATCGGATGGACAGAAGATCCTGCTGCTGCCGGCCTGGCCCGCGGACTGGGATGCGGATTTCAAGCTGCACGCGCCGGGCAACACCACCGTAGAAGGAACGATCGAAGCAGGGCACCTCACAAACCTCGTCGTAACGCCAGCTTCAAGGAGGGCGGACGTGGTAGTAAAAAATACGTATTTTTAG
- a CDS encoding SGNH/GDSL hydrolase family protein: protein MVKRALSYKRVAVILPFLLLCLLELGLRVCHYGRDLSLFIDDPQDHRYLVFNPDAPRRYLPGRPAPADADPFLKVKAPGSLRIFVLGESNGYPYPRNASFHRWLQYRLMHTFPGRTIEVVNLSLTDADSYTVLGFARELAPYRPDAVLIYTGHNEYGEAPAGSILQWLRGQRTFQLVSSWFTRKKEDLRANIAYGSAPYWRGVTRFDQNMRATLSLLGAQRIPVFLSNLVSNDKDLEPFASAPGGSSFDRVFDDGLRAFRARDSSAAAGAFLRADTLFPGHALCCFYLGRLAYAREDYAAARTWLGKARDLDELRFRAPDTLNRLIASLCKEFPDAHLVDTKDVFQKNSTGGIPGDELFLDHLHPNLDGYRLMSDAFYKALAVQGFAGSSAVCTMPITRVDSLVGVDKAWRLKGQWPFPPGTPRDPVRVATVEEELAFNIVFRHKPWSDAMGDLYDYYIKEKDLAGARTVKEALALDHQRAFLAN, encoded by the coding sequence ATGGTGAAAAGAGCCCTGTCGTATAAGCGCGTCGCCGTGATCCTTCCCTTCCTGTTGCTTTGCCTGTTGGAGCTCGGGCTGCGGGTATGCCACTACGGCAGGGACCTGAGCCTTTTTATCGACGACCCGCAGGATCACCGTTACCTGGTTTTTAATCCCGACGCGCCCCGGCGGTATTTGCCGGGCCGGCCGGCGCCCGCGGATGCGGATCCCTTTTTGAAGGTCAAAGCACCCGGGTCCCTCCGGATCTTTGTGCTGGGGGAGTCCAACGGCTATCCCTATCCCCGAAACGCTTCTTTTCACCGCTGGCTTCAGTACCGGTTGATGCATACTTTTCCGGGGAGAACGATCGAGGTCGTCAACCTTTCACTGACAGACGCGGATTCCTATACCGTCCTGGGGTTTGCACGGGAACTCGCCCCTTACCGGCCGGACGCGGTCCTGATCTATACCGGGCACAACGAGTACGGGGAGGCACCGGCGGGAAGCATTTTGCAATGGCTCCGGGGACAACGGACCTTTCAACTGGTCTCTTCCTGGTTCACGCGCAAAAAGGAAGATTTGAGGGCAAATATTGCCTATGGTTCAGCTCCTTACTGGAGGGGCGTCACGCGCTTCGACCAGAACATGCGTGCAACGTTGTCCCTGTTGGGGGCACAACGCATTCCTGTTTTCCTGAGCAACCTGGTCTCCAACGACAAGGACCTGGAACCATTTGCCAGCGCGCCGGGTGGCAGCAGCTTCGATCGCGTATTCGATGACGGACTTCGGGCGTTTCGTGCACGCGATTCGTCAGCCGCAGCAGGAGCTTTTCTGAGGGCGGACACGCTTTTCCCCGGGCACGCCCTTTGCTGTTTTTACCTGGGCCGCCTGGCGTATGCCCGGGAAGATTATGCCGCCGCCCGTACCTGGCTGGGCAAAGCCAGGGACCTGGACGAGCTCCGGTTCCGCGCACCCGACACGCTCAACCGGCTGATCGCTTCCTTGTGTAAGGAATTCCCCGATGCGCACCTGGTCGATACAAAAGACGTTTTTCAAAAGAATTCCACCGGGGGCATCCCGGGAGATGAACTTTTCCTGGACCACCTTCATCCCAACCTGGATGGATACCGGTTGATGTCGGATGCGTTTTACAAGGCGCTGGCGGTACAAGGTTTCGCCGGTTCCAGTGCGGTATGTACCATGCCGATTACCCGCGTGGACTCCCTGGTGGGTGTCGATAAAGCATGGCGCCTCAAGGGACAGTGGCCTTTTCCCCCGGGTACGCCCCGGGACCCGGTGCGCGTGGCTACCGTAGAGGAAGAGCTCGCGTTCAACATCGTTTTCCGCCACAAGCCCTGGTCCGATGCCATGGGGGATCTGTACGACTACTATATCAAGGAAAAAGACCTCGCCGGTGCCCGGACGGTGAAGGAGGCCCTGGCCCTGGATCATCAACGCGCCTTTTTGGCAAATTAG
- a CDS encoding SusC/RagA family TonB-linked outer membrane protein, whose translation MKRLLMYALWLVCGLSIAQAQQTPIRGRVTDENGAPLPGATITIKNTRISVTADAQGAFSIDPGNHAQPILVITSVGYGSIEVAATPGGTVPVVLQSVTKSLNDVVVVGYGSQRKRDVTGAISSVKSEDIAKRPITQAQGALQGTTPGVVVTQTSGQPGGNPFSVRIRGYNSITGGNDPLYVIDGFIGGNIESLSPEDIDDIEILKDASATAIYGSRASNGVVLITTKKGRPGKARVTFSTWFQNNQVPKELKLMNAYQFAKTVNLQDSMNGSGASFNQTYLDSLQLHPAGTDWQRSLQRKPWVQNYQVGVSGATDQVNYLFSLSYLDQPGLILNQWYKRTTFRSNVGVKVNKKLDLQFNVYGEIPQSHNNSYPGDLLDPFAQAFQWDPISPIKDAGGNWIPSAPYASIQYNPIAQATNQAVDGNSVSVAATGILTWHILKSLTFTSNNTYSLGYNYNQSVFGPNTGNGFIGTDYAQVYSARGRSYQNSNFLTWHQVFGGHSLTVTALYEQANGLSMSTTSKSTNLSTYALGYYNLGLGATQTTSSTYSADALQSYMGRINYAFKDRYMLDATLRDDGSSHLVKKYSLFPSFGAAWNISREAFMQGSVFSDLKIRGGYGVTGNQAVPAYATIPQINVGGIENASAYFYDGTTPTRYTPLGGPVSTNLQWEDDAQADAGLDAGFLHGRLNFTADAYHKKITHLLYQLQAPYYNSGQTYAVNLGSMMNEGLEFGLGGTPVKTRDFSWNGFFTISFNRNKLLNLGGLDNVAVNGIGSPETGLSLLKVGNPMGEFYGYKFLGTWKTTEAQQAAAYGNKPGDSHYQDVNNDGKIDANDLVPIGNGLPKYSFGFSNTLTYKDFDLYFMLQGTHGNQIYSETIAYTWGGVGDQRNPTTVDALNMWTSTNQTNNPTFSKTSSNYINSSRWVYDGSYIKLRNISLTYHIPQSVTGRWKMSSLEVYVSGQNLFCITKFPGYDPEVQNVTGPSTGTAFTAGLENGIIPVPKSYTFGLRAAF comes from the coding sequence ATGAAAAGATTGCTCATGTATGCCCTTTGGCTGGTCTGCGGTCTGTCGATCGCTCAGGCCCAGCAAACCCCGATCCGGGGCCGGGTCACGGACGAAAACGGCGCACCACTCCCCGGTGCGACCATCACCATTAAGAATACACGCATCAGCGTCACCGCGGACGCCCAGGGAGCCTTCTCCATCGATCCGGGAAACCACGCGCAACCCATTCTCGTGATTACCTCCGTGGGGTATGGATCTATAGAAGTGGCGGCTACGCCCGGAGGAACGGTACCTGTTGTCCTTCAATCGGTCACCAAAAGCCTGAACGACGTGGTCGTGGTCGGGTATGGTAGTCAAAGGAAAAGGGACGTTACCGGGGCCATCAGCTCGGTGAAATCCGAAGACATCGCCAAACGGCCCATCACCCAGGCCCAGGGCGCCCTGCAAGGCACCACGCCCGGGGTCGTGGTCACGCAGACCAGCGGTCAGCCCGGCGGCAACCCTTTCTCTGTACGGATCAGGGGGTATAATTCGATTACGGGGGGGAACGATCCCTTGTATGTGATCGACGGTTTTATCGGGGGGAATATCGAATCCCTTTCCCCCGAGGACATCGACGACATCGAAATTCTGAAAGACGCGTCTGCTACCGCGATCTATGGATCCAGGGCGTCCAACGGCGTCGTCCTCATCACCACCAAAAAAGGCCGGCCCGGCAAGGCACGCGTGACCTTTAGCACCTGGTTCCAGAACAACCAGGTCCCCAAAGAGCTCAAGCTGATGAATGCCTACCAGTTTGCCAAAACTGTCAACCTGCAGGATTCGATGAACGGTTCCGGCGCCTCTTTTAACCAGACCTACCTGGATTCCCTCCAGTTGCATCCCGCGGGAACCGACTGGCAACGGTCACTCCAGCGCAAACCCTGGGTTCAAAATTACCAGGTCGGTGTATCGGGTGCGACAGACCAGGTCAATTACCTGTTTTCGCTCAGCTACCTGGATCAACCGGGGCTTATCCTCAACCAGTGGTATAAAAGAACAACCTTCCGGAGCAACGTGGGTGTCAAAGTGAACAAAAAACTGGACCTCCAGTTCAACGTTTATGGAGAGATACCGCAAAGCCACAACAACAGCTATCCCGGTGACCTGCTGGATCCTTTTGCCCAGGCATTTCAATGGGATCCCATTTCCCCCATCAAGGATGCGGGCGGGAACTGGATCCCTTCGGCACCTTATGCATCCATCCAGTACAACCCCATCGCGCAGGCCACTAACCAGGCGGTCGACGGCAACTCCGTCAGCGTGGCCGCCACCGGCATCCTGACGTGGCATATTTTAAAATCGCTCACATTCACCTCCAACAATACCTATTCGCTGGGGTACAACTATAACCAAAGCGTATTCGGACCCAATACGGGCAATGGGTTTATCGGTACGGACTACGCCCAGGTCTACTCCGCCCGGGGCAGGAGCTATCAAAACAGTAACTTCCTGACCTGGCACCAGGTCTTCGGGGGCCATTCACTGACCGTAACGGCCCTGTACGAACAAGCCAACGGGTTGTCCATGAGCACGACCTCCAAGTCCACCAACTTGTCTACTTATGCGCTGGGGTATTACAACCTCGGTCTTGGCGCCACCCAGACCACATCGTCCACCTATTCCGCGGACGCGTTGCAATCCTACATGGGCAGAATCAATTATGCTTTCAAAGACCGGTATATGCTGGACGCCACGCTCCGGGACGATGGTTCCTCGCACCTGGTCAAAAAGTACAGCCTGTTTCCCTCCTTTGGCGCGGCCTGGAACATCAGCCGGGAAGCATTCATGCAAGGGTCCGTTTTTTCCGACCTGAAGATTCGCGGTGGGTACGGCGTCACCGGCAACCAGGCCGTCCCCGCGTACGCAACGATCCCCCAGATCAATGTGGGTGGGATCGAGAACGCGAGCGCCTACTTCTACGACGGCACCACGCCCACGCGCTATACGCCCCTGGGCGGACCGGTGTCGACAAACCTGCAGTGGGAAGACGACGCCCAGGCGGATGCCGGCTTGGACGCGGGCTTCCTCCACGGACGGCTCAACTTCACCGCCGATGCCTATCATAAAAAGATCACCCACCTGCTTTACCAGCTCCAGGCGCCCTATTACAACAGCGGGCAGACTTACGCGGTCAACCTGGGGAGCATGATGAACGAGGGCCTGGAATTCGGTCTGGGCGGCACGCCCGTAAAGACCAGGGACTTCTCGTGGAATGGTTTCTTCACGATCTCGTTCAACCGGAACAAGCTCCTTAACCTGGGCGGGCTGGACAACGTAGCCGTGAATGGGATCGGCTCTCCCGAAACGGGTCTTTCCTTGTTGAAAGTTGGCAACCCTATGGGTGAATTCTACGGGTACAAGTTCCTCGGCACCTGGAAGACGACGGAGGCTCAGCAAGCTGCCGCTTACGGCAACAAACCCGGCGACTCCCATTATCAGGACGTCAACAACGACGGCAAGATCGACGCCAACGACCTGGTGCCCATCGGCAACGGCCTCCCCAAATATTCCTTTGGGTTCTCCAATACCCTTACGTATAAAGACTTCGACCTCTATTTTATGCTCCAGGGGACCCACGGCAACCAGATCTATTCCGAAACCATCGCCTATACCTGGGGCGGGGTAGGGGACCAGCGTAACCCCACGACCGTGGATGCTTTGAATATGTGGACCTCCACCAACCAAACCAACAACCCCACCTTTAGCAAAACGAGCAGCAACTATATCAACAGCAGCCGCTGGGTGTATGACGGCAGTTATATCAAACTCAGGAACATCAGCCTCACTTACCATATCCCTCAAAGCGTTACCGGCCGATGGAAGATGTCCAGCCTGGAGGTATATGTAAGCGGACAAAACCTGTTCTGCATTACGAAATTCCCCGGTTACGATCCCGAAGTCCAAAACGTCACAGGCCCCTCCACCGGCACCGCCTTTACCGCGGGGCTGGAGAACGGGATCATCCCGGTGCCAAAGTCATACACCTTTGGATTGAGGGCTGCATTCTAA
- a CDS encoding RagB/SusD family nutrient uptake outer membrane protein, with protein sequence MKKTIYHISLLSLPGLLLLFGAGCQKLDENPKGSLTPGQYFKTQADLDASVAAIYTELTPDYAFGFTSRMTSCFGADDLTTDPALNKGPFREFDELNGTSTNTSMLNQWQGPWAAVYQANNVLANYQQVQTTEQDKEQAAGQALFLRAFSYYYLVRVFGPVPVILGPLDANARPQRDSVSKVYAAIVSDLQVAIAWLPTTFPNQPGKATANAARSLLADVYLTMTGWPLKQTSYYALAAAEADTVINSNQYTLVPDYLKVFTTNNSTESIFGLQFNVAGGVPDRTYGNSCVPLDEVALNGASGWDDYYPEINFYLNRPQCLRSHETFYDTIKLIQPDKSYIFVPWNSSQTHAGHPYYRKFRAGVGDGVVETNTAIMSMSPSTNKVIDFIRYPMVLLDYAEAATMAGGGPTPAAYAAINQVRARAGEPALTTGLSQAAFQDSCVFERAYEFAGENGVRWFDIVRLQLLPQVIAARSPLENPINSSVDINTRYLSPIPQSDMNNDPLWQQNPGY encoded by the coding sequence ATGAAAAAGACCATTTATCATATCAGTCTCTTATCGCTGCCCGGCCTGCTGTTGCTGTTCGGCGCCGGTTGTCAGAAGCTCGACGAAAACCCCAAAGGCAGCCTCACACCGGGTCAATATTTCAAGACACAGGCCGACCTGGACGCCTCGGTCGCCGCCATCTATACCGAACTCACGCCGGACTATGCCTTTGGCTTCACCTCCCGGATGACGTCCTGTTTCGGAGCGGACGACCTCACGACGGACCCGGCGCTGAACAAAGGCCCTTTCCGGGAATTTGACGAGCTCAATGGAACCTCGACCAATACCAGCATGCTCAACCAGTGGCAGGGACCCTGGGCTGCGGTCTACCAGGCCAACAACGTCCTTGCCAATTACCAACAGGTCCAGACCACCGAACAGGACAAAGAACAGGCCGCCGGTCAGGCGTTGTTCCTGAGGGCCTTTAGCTACTACTACCTGGTGCGCGTCTTTGGCCCCGTCCCCGTCATCCTGGGTCCGCTCGATGCCAATGCGCGTCCCCAGCGGGATTCGGTGTCCAAGGTCTATGCCGCCATCGTCAGCGACCTCCAGGTGGCCATCGCCTGGCTGCCCACCACGTTCCCGAATCAACCGGGGAAGGCCACCGCAAATGCCGCCCGCTCCCTGCTCGCCGATGTTTACCTGACGATGACCGGCTGGCCGCTGAAACAAACCAGCTACTATGCCCTGGCCGCTGCGGAAGCCGACACCGTAATTAACAGCAACCAATACACGCTGGTCCCCGACTACCTCAAAGTCTTTACCACCAACAACAGCACCGAGTCCATCTTTGGTTTGCAATTCAACGTCGCCGGCGGTGTGCCCGACCGTACCTACGGCAACTCCTGTGTGCCCCTCGACGAGGTGGCGCTCAACGGCGCGAGCGGATGGGACGATTACTACCCGGAGATCAATTTCTATCTCAACCGGCCTCAATGCCTCCGTTCTCACGAAACCTTTTACGATACCATCAAGCTCATCCAGCCCGACAAGTCTTATATTTTCGTCCCCTGGAACTCCAGCCAGACACACGCCGGTCACCCCTATTACAGGAAGTTCCGCGCGGGCGTGGGCGATGGCGTCGTCGAAACCAATACCGCCATTATGTCCATGAGCCCCAGCACCAACAAGGTCATCGACTTTATCCGCTACCCCATGGTCCTGCTCGACTATGCCGAAGCCGCAACAATGGCAGGTGGTGGCCCGACACCCGCCGCCTACGCCGCCATCAACCAGGTCCGGGCACGCGCCGGTGAACCCGCCCTGACCACGGGGCTTTCCCAGGCTGCCTTCCAGGATTCCTGTGTCTTCGAACGGGCGTATGAATTTGCCGGGGAGAACGGCGTGCGCTGGTTCGACATCGTGCGGCTTCAACTCCTGCCCCAGGTGATTGCGGCCCGCAGTCCCCTGGAAAACCCGATTAATTCGTCGGTAGACATCAATACCCGCTATCTGTCTCCTATACCGCAGTCGGATATGAACAACGACCCGCTTTGGCAACAAAACCCCGGATACTAA